A window from Sus scrofa isolate TJ Tabasco breed Duroc chromosome 2, Sscrofa11.1, whole genome shotgun sequence encodes these proteins:
- the LOC100736663 gene encoding olfactory receptor 7C2-like, with amino-acid sequence MESGNQTGVRNFLLLGFTKEPALFWLFLSMYLIIFTGNLAIILAIISDSHLHTPMYFFLSNLSFADFCFTSTTIPKMLMNLQTERKVITYAGCLSQIFFFIVFGCLDNLLLTVMAYDRFVAICHPLNYTVIMNPQVCGMLALGSWCISIIGSLLGTLTLLRLSFCRNMNISQFFCDLPEVLKLACSDTLINNIVLYFVTIALGVFPLSGILFSYSQIFSSILRISSVRGKYKAFSTCGSHLSVVSLFYGTGLGVYLSSAMTSSSRTSMVASLMYTMVTPMLNPFIYSLRNKDMKGALIRLLGRAASLSVGTFTRLS; translated from the coding sequence ATGGAAAGTGGAAACCAAACAGGAGTCAGAAATTTTCTCCTCCTGGGATTCACAAAGGAGCCAGCCCTCTTTTGGCTGTTTCTGTCCATGTACCTGATCATATTCACTGGGAACCTGGCCATCATCTTGGCCATCATctcagactcccacctccacacacccatgtacttcttcctctccaacctgtcctttgCTGACTTTTGTTTCACCTctaccaccatcccaaagatgctgatgaacttgcagacagaaagaaaagttatCACCTATGCAGGCTGTCTCAGccagatattttttttcattgtgtttggATGCCTGGACAATTTActcctgactgtgatggcctatgaccgctttgtggccattTGTCACCCCCTGAACTACACAGTCATCATGAACCCCCAGGTGTGTGGGATGCTGGCTCTGGGGTCCTGGTGCATCAGTATCATAGGCTCCCTGCTCGGGACCTTGACCCTCTTGAGGCTGTCCTTCTGCAGGAACATGAACATCTCACAATTTTTTTGTGATCTTCCTGAAGTCTTGAAGCTTGCCTGCTCAGACACCCTCATCAATAACATTGTGCTGTATTTTGTGACTATTGCCCTAGgtgtttttcctctctctggcaTCCTCTTTTCTTATTCTCAGATTTTCTCCTCCATCCTGAGAATTTCATCAGTCAGGGGCAAGTacaaagccttttccacctgtgggtcTCACCTTTCAGTGGTTTCCTTGTTCTATGGCACAGGCCTTGGAGTCTACCTCAGTTCTGCAATGACTTCATCCTCTAGGACAAGTATGGTGGCCTCGTTGATGTACACcatggtcacccccatgctgaaccccttcatctacagtctgaggaacaaggaCATGAAGGGGGCCCTGATTAGACTCCTCGGCAGGGCAGCATCTCTCAGTGTTGGGACTTTTACAAGACTCTCCTAA